GAAGAGGGGGAACACAGAAACCATATAATTAAGATGGACACTGTTTAGGCTGTCATCAATGCTAGGGAGAAGTATGGTGAGGCATAATATACATTTAGATGCTTAGAAATGCAGGTGGGTTAAGTGTCATAAATCTTGCTTTGAGAATTCaacaggttaaaaataaaataaaattcatctAAAATCCTTGCTAGCCATTGTGTTGCTGCTGTGCAGTATCTCAGTACTAGTATAAAACCATTGCTCAAATAACTTATAGAGAATATAAAAAAGGAGCAGAATTAAGAAGAACAGTATGTACACATCCTGAAAGGCCGTGGAAACTTCCATTTCCTTGTCAAGTCAGTTCAGAAAGGAAATGAAACTAAAATGTTCAGGCAGTATAGCattccatgctggctattctgaAGTGTCAAAtgggcagattttcagaagttttgGAGCAGAAAATGATTATTGCATGTCTGCTTTGTGCAGTTATGGTAATTTGCATAGTAATCAGGTATTTGCACATTCAAAGGGACAATTACTCACCAAATTGGCAAGTTCTTGCAGTTGTACTAACTCTGCATGTGAGTTAAGCATTCTACAAGGTCCTAGGTTTCTGAAGTTTTGACACagagactagatcaggggttctcaaactgggggtcaggaccagcgctggctctagcgtttttgccgccccaagcagaaagaaagaaagaaaaaaagctgtgatcgcgatcAGCAGCACCTCTACTGCTGTTTCATTctacagcggcaattcggcggcaggtccttcgctctgagagggagtgacagccccgccaccgaattgccgaaCGTGCCGCCCCcttcttcattggccgccccaggagccagccctggtcaggacccctcagggggtcacaaggttattacacagggggttgcgagctgtcagcttcaccccaaaccccactttgcctccagcattaatAATGgtgtcaaatatataaaaaagtgtttttaatttataaggggagggaGTCACAcactggcctggtctacactacgactttaattcggatttatcagctttaattcgaatttaccctgcaaccgtccacacaacaacgCTATTTATTTCtatataaagggccctttaaatcgatttctgtattccaccccgacgagcggagtagcgacaaaatcgattttaacatttcgaattagggatagtgtggccgcaattcgatggtattggcctccgggagctatcccacagtgcatcattgtgaccgctctggacagcaatctaaactcggatgcactggccaggtagacaggaaaagccccgcgaacatttgaatttcatttcctgtttgcccagcgtggagagcacaggtgaccacagatagctcatcagcacaggtaaccatgcaggctgataatcgaaaaagagcaccagcatggaccgtacgggaggtactggatctgatcgctatatggggagaggattcagtgcttgcagaacttcgttctaaaagacgaaatgccaaaacttttgaaaaaatctccaagggcatgatggagagaggccacaatagggactcagatcagtgccgcctgaaagtcaaggagctcagacaagcctatcaaaaaacaaaggaggcaaaccgtcgctctgggtcagagccgcggacatgccgcttctacgccgagctgcatgcaattctagggggggccgccaccactaccccacctgtgatcgtggattccgggtcggggatagtctcatcagctacacctgaggattctgccgatgggggagaggaggaggaggaggaggaggaggatgagcttgcagagagcacacagcactccgttctccccaacagccaggatctttttctcaccctgactgaagtaccctcccaaccctcccaagccagtatccaagaccctgaccccatggaagggac
This region of Chrysemys picta bellii isolate R12L10 chromosome 9, ASM1138683v2, whole genome shotgun sequence genomic DNA includes:
- the LOC135973666 gene encoding SRRM2 protein homolog rsr-2-like, which translates into the protein MQADNRKRAPAWTVREVLDLIAIWGEDSVLAELRSKRRNAKTFEKISKGMMERGHNRDSDQCRLKVKELRQAYQKTKEANRRSGSEPRTCRFYAELHAILGGAATTTPPVIVDSGSGIVSSATPEDSADGGEEEEEEEEDELAESTQHSVLPNSQDLFLTLTEVPSQPSQASIQDPDPMEGTSAAANSSSLPPPSRRLSQIRRHKKKTRDEMFSEIMESSRSDRAHLNEWKETVSKYRKEASEREDRRDQREDMRDQREDRRDQREERRDARDERWRQEDQRRQDATLGLLREQTDMLRHLVELQERLQENRLPLQPLYPPSPSPCSVSSSPRRVRTRGGRLRTPSHSTPVDSPSKRLSFF